The following coding sequences are from one Mycobacterium bourgelatii window:
- a CDS encoding error-prone DNA polymerase — MGWGNGPPSWSEMERVLDGKPRHAGAPAPAVPADDAPVSHKRGAYRPAAKDRVRSSVAYAELHAHSAYSFLDGASTPEELVEEAARLDLRALALTDHNGLYGAVRFAEAAAELDVRTVFGAELSLSASSVSEARTEQPDPPGPHLLVLARGPEGYRRLSRQLAAAHLAGGEKGKLHYDYDALTGAAGGHWHILTGCRKGHVRQALYQGGPEAAERALADLVDRFGAERVSIELTHHGQPLDDEHNAALAGLAPRFGVGVVATTGAHFAHPSRGRLAMAMGAIRARQSLDAAAGWLAPLGGAHLRSGEEMARLFAQRPEVVTAAAELGEQCAFGLALIAPQLPPFEVPDGHTEDTWLRVLVMAGARDRYGPAERAPRAYTQIEHELKVIAQLGFPGYFLVVHDITQFCRRNDILCQGRGSAANSAVCFALGVTAVDPIANELLFERFLSPVRDGPPDIDIDIESDQREKVIQYIYDKYGRDYAAQVANVITYRGRSAVRDMARALGFSQGQQDAWSKQISHWSGKVDSPDVEGIPEQVIDLANQIRNLPRHMGIHSGGMVICDRPIADVCPVEWARMENRSVLQWDKDDCAAIGLVKFDLLGLGMLSALHYARDLVAEHKGIEVDFARLDLSEPAVYEMLSRADSVGVFQVESRAQMATLPRLRPRVFYDLVVEVALIRPGPIQGGSVHPYIRRRNGIDPVTYEHPSMESALRKTLGVPLFQEQLMQLAVDCAGFTAAEADQLRRAMGSKRSTERMRRLRGRFYEGMRTLHGADEDTIDRIYEKLEAFANFGFPESHALSFASLVFYSSWFKLHHPAAFCAALLRAQPMGFYSPQSLVADARRHGVLVHGPDVNASLAHATLENAGTEVRLGLGAVRFIGDDLAEKLVAEREANGPFVSLLDLTSRLQLTVPQTEALATAGALGCFDMSRREALWAAGAAATQRPDRLPGVGSSSHIPALPGMSELELAAANVWATGISPDSYPTQFLRADLDAMGVVPAAALGSVPDGDRVLVAGAVTHRQRPGTAQGVTFINLEDETGMVNVLCTPGVWARHRKLANTAAALLIRGQVQNASGAITVVAERLGRISLSVGSKSRDFR, encoded by the coding sequence ATGGGCTGGGGTAATGGGCCGCCGAGTTGGTCCGAAATGGAGCGGGTGCTAGACGGCAAACCGCGTCATGCCGGTGCGCCGGCCCCGGCAGTACCGGCTGATGATGCCCCGGTGTCGCACAAGCGCGGGGCGTATCGGCCCGCGGCAAAGGATCGGGTCCGTTCCTCCGTCGCGTACGCCGAGCTGCATGCGCACTCGGCATACAGCTTTCTCGACGGGGCCAGCACTCCGGAGGAGTTGGTCGAAGAAGCGGCCCGGCTCGATCTGCGCGCACTGGCGCTGACCGACCACAACGGCTTGTACGGGGCGGTGCGGTTCGCCGAGGCGGCCGCCGAACTCGACGTACGAACCGTCTTCGGCGCCGAGCTGTCGCTGTCTGCCTCGTCGGTATCCGAGGCCCGCACCGAGCAGCCGGATCCACCCGGCCCACATCTGCTGGTGCTGGCCCGTGGCCCGGAAGGGTACCGGCGGTTGTCCCGGCAACTGGCAGCGGCGCATCTGGCCGGCGGCGAGAAAGGCAAGCTGCACTACGACTACGACGCACTCACCGGAGCGGCCGGCGGGCACTGGCACATCCTGACGGGTTGTCGGAAAGGCCATGTGCGCCAGGCGCTTTACCAAGGAGGGCCGGAAGCGGCGGAACGGGCGCTGGCCGACCTGGTAGACCGGTTCGGCGCCGAGCGGGTCAGCATTGAGTTGACCCATCATGGTCAGCCGCTCGACGACGAACACAACGCGGCACTGGCCGGGCTGGCACCGCGGTTCGGGGTCGGCGTCGTCGCCACCACCGGAGCGCATTTCGCCCATCCGTCCCGCGGACGGTTGGCCATGGCGATGGGCGCAATCCGGGCCCGGCAGTCTCTGGACGCCGCCGCCGGATGGCTGGCTCCATTGGGTGGCGCACACCTGCGGTCGGGTGAGGAGATGGCCAGGCTGTTCGCGCAGCGCCCCGAGGTGGTGACCGCGGCCGCCGAACTCGGCGAACAATGCGCCTTCGGGTTGGCGCTCATCGCGCCGCAGCTGCCGCCGTTCGAGGTGCCCGACGGCCACACCGAGGACACCTGGTTGCGGGTGTTGGTCATGGCGGGTGCCCGCGACCGCTACGGTCCGGCAGAGCGGGCGCCGCGTGCTTACACCCAAATCGAACATGAGCTGAAAGTGATTGCCCAGCTAGGCTTTCCGGGCTATTTCCTGGTGGTGCACGACATCACTCAATTCTGCCGGCGCAACGACATCTTGTGTCAGGGCAGGGGATCGGCGGCCAACTCCGCGGTGTGTTTTGCCCTCGGTGTCACCGCCGTGGACCCGATTGCCAACGAGTTGTTGTTCGAGCGCTTCTTGTCGCCGGTCCGCGACGGCCCGCCTGACATCGACATCGACATCGAGTCGGATCAGCGCGAGAAGGTCATCCAGTACATCTACGACAAATACGGCCGCGACTACGCCGCCCAGGTCGCCAATGTCATCACCTACCGGGGGCGCAGCGCCGTGCGTGACATGGCCCGCGCCCTGGGTTTCTCCCAGGGGCAGCAGGACGCCTGGAGCAAGCAGATCAGCCATTGGAGCGGCAAGGTCGATTCTCCCGATGTCGAGGGCATCCCCGAGCAGGTGATCGACCTGGCCAACCAGATCCGGAACCTGCCGCGACACATGGGCATTCATTCCGGCGGCATGGTGATCTGTGACCGCCCTATTGCCGACGTGTGCCCGGTGGAGTGGGCCCGCATGGAGAACCGCAGTGTGCTGCAATGGGACAAGGACGACTGTGCGGCAATAGGTTTGGTGAAATTCGATCTGCTCGGGCTGGGCATGCTCTCGGCACTGCACTACGCCCGGGACCTGGTCGCCGAGCACAAGGGCATCGAGGTGGACTTCGCCCGGCTGGACCTGTCCGAGCCGGCGGTGTACGAGATGCTGTCCCGCGCCGATTCCGTCGGCGTGTTCCAGGTGGAGTCACGGGCGCAGATGGCCACCTTGCCACGGCTGCGGCCGCGGGTGTTCTACGACCTGGTGGTGGAGGTTGCGCTGATCCGTCCCGGCCCCATCCAGGGCGGGTCGGTGCACCCGTACATCCGCCGGCGCAACGGCATTGACCCGGTCACCTACGAGCACCCGTCGATGGAATCGGCGTTGCGAAAGACCCTGGGCGTGCCGCTGTTTCAGGAACAGCTGATGCAGCTTGCCGTCGACTGCGCCGGCTTTACGGCCGCCGAGGCCGACCAGTTGCGGCGCGCCATGGGATCCAAGCGCTCCACGGAACGCATGCGCCGGCTGCGCGGCCGGTTCTACGAGGGCATGCGCACACTGCACGGCGCCGACGAGGACACCATCGATCGGATCTACGAAAAGCTGGAAGCGTTCGCCAATTTCGGCTTCCCGGAAAGCCACGCGCTGTCCTTCGCGTCCCTGGTGTTCTACTCGTCGTGGTTCAAACTGCACCACCCGGCGGCCTTCTGCGCCGCGCTGCTGCGTGCCCAGCCGATGGGTTTCTATTCACCCCAATCGCTGGTGGCCGACGCGCGTCGGCACGGCGTGCTGGTCCACGGGCCCGACGTCAATGCCAGCCTGGCGCACGCGACGCTGGAGAACGCGGGAACCGAGGTGCGACTCGGGCTGGGCGCGGTCCGTTTCATCGGGGACGACCTGGCCGAGAAGTTGGTCGCAGAACGAGAGGCCAACGGCCCGTTCGTTTCTCTGTTGGACTTGACATCGCGATTGCAGCTGACCGTGCCGCAGACCGAAGCGTTGGCGACGGCCGGGGCGCTGGGTTGCTTCGACATGTCGAGGCGGGAGGCGCTGTGGGCGGCCGGTGCCGCGGCCACTCAACGACCGGACCGGCTGCCCGGTGTGGGTTCGTCATCGCATATTCCGGCGCTGCCCGGGATGAGCGAATTGGAGTTGGCCGCCGCAAACGTGTGGGCCACCGGAATTTCCCCGGACAGTTATCCGACGCAGTTCCTGCGGGCGGATCTGGACGCGATGGGGGTGGTGCCCGCCGCGGCGCTGGGATCGGTGCCCGACGGTGATCGGGTGCTGGTCGCCGGGGCGGTGACCCACCGGCAGCGTCCCGGGACGGCCCAAGGGGTGACGTTCATCAACCTCGAAGACGAGACCGGGATGGTCAACGTCCTCTGTACGCCGGGGGTGTGGGCGCGGCACCGCAAGTTGGCGAACACGGCGGCGGCGCTACTGATCCGCGGCCAGGTCCAGAACGCCAGTGGCGCTATCACCGTGGTGGCTGAGCGCTTGGGACGCATCAGCCTCTCCGTGGGCTCGAAGTCGCGGGACTTCCGCTAG